The Gloeocapsa sp. PCC 73106 DNA segment TAAGCGTGTCACTTCAATCACCGTGAAAATAATCGTAAATAGTTTGAGCTAGTTGTTCACCAATACCAGAGACTTGAGCTAGCTGTGTGACAGAAGCTTCTCGGATATAATCCAGGGAATGAAAGTGAGCTAGTAATTGTTGTTGACGGTAATTACCCAAACCGGGAATAGCGTCTAAGCGCGATCGCCTGTTTTGTTTAAGACGCAGTTGACGATGAAAAGTAACAGCGAAGCGATGAGCTTCATCTCTGAGACGTCTTAGTAGTTGTACACCAGGTTGTTCAGGATTGGTAAGGAGGGGTTGAGATTGATGGGGGAGGAAAATTTCTTCTTTCTGTTTAGCCAAGCTCACCACTGTCAACTCTGAAGCTAAGTCCATTTCCTCTAGAATCTTCATCACTGATGAGAGTTGTCCTTTTCCCCCATCGATCATAATTAGATCTGGTTTGTCGGTAGAATTACGAAAACGACGACCGATTACTTCAGCTAAACTAGCAAAATCATCGGAGTGACCGATTTTAATCTCTGGGTTTTTGATTTTGTAGTGACGATAATGTTGTTTAGCTGGTATTCCATCGATAAAAACGACTTGAGAAGCAACCGGGTTAGAACCCTGAAGATGAGAGATGTCATAACCCTCTATGCGGTGCGGTAGCTGAGAGAGGTGAAGTATTTGAGCTAAATCTGCTAAAGCTTGGGTATTTTGTTGTTTTTTCTCTTGATTTTGAGCTAAATCATAAGCTGCATTTTTAGCCACCATAGCGATTAGTTCGGCTTTAGCTTGTCGCAGAGGGAGAGAGATAGTTACTTTGCGTCCTTTACGTTGACTTAACCAGTCTGATAACATTTCTACTTCTGGTAGGGGGTGCTGAATTAAAATCTCGTTGGGAATTTCTATTCCCTCTACTTGCAGATAGTGTTCTTCTAAAACTCGCTGTAAAATTGCTCCCTCAGTAGAAGAAATCCCGTCGGTGAAGAAACCGAGACGATTGACTAAATGTCCACCTCTGATTTGGAATAACTGAATACAGCAGTGTTGGTCGTCACTAGCTAGAGCGATCGCGTCTCGAGAGATAGTATCGTCGCTTAAAGCTACCTTTTGGGAACCAAATAGACTATTTAAGCCGTTAATTTGGTCTCTGAGGAGCGCTGCTTTTTCAAACTCCAGATTAAGGGATGCTTTTTCCATTTGTTCTCGGAGCATTTGTTGTAAATCGGTAGTTCTTCCCTGGAAGATCATCGCTACTTTTTCCATCGTATCTCGATAAGCTTCAGGAGTAATTAACTCTTGACATACACCTGGACAACGACCCAGATCATAATTAAGACAGGGACGCTCAGAAAATAGAGGTTTAGGACGTTGACGCAGGGGAAACAGTCTTTTTATTAAATCGAGGGTTTGGCGCAATTGTCTGACATCAACAAAGGGACCGTAGTAGCGATCTTTGGGTTTTCCTAGCTTACGTTTGCGCGTAAGGAAGATGCGAGGATAGGCTTCAGACCAAGTGATACAAATATAGGGATATTTTTTATCGTCCTTGAGTAAAACGTTGAAATGAGGTTGATGTTCTTTAATCAGATTAGCTTCCAGAGCTAAAGCTTCAGCTTCATTATCGGTGACGATAAACTCAATGTCACTAATCAAATTTACCATCAAAGTAATACGAGGACTCAAAACTGGAGCATCGCGAAAGTACGAACGTACTCTAGAGCGCAGTTGTTTAGATTTACCAATATAGAGAATGTCCCCGCTTTTTCCCTTCATGAAATATATTCCGGGTTCAGTGGGAATTTGGCTGAGCAGATTGTCTAATTGTTCCTTTTCTTGTTTCATTATCAAAGTTAAGTTCAGTGTCTAAAGGGCAAATAGAGGGTAAAACAACTGCCTTTTCCTGCTTCTGATTCTAGGGTTAAATTGCCACCATGAAGTATGGCTAAATTCTTAGATAGGACCAAACCAAGTCCTGTCCCTTTTTGTCTACGGTTATAGGTGTTGGATATTTGCGCAAAGGGTTGAAATAGTTTTTTTTGATTCTCAGTACTGATACCAATTCCAGTATCTTGAACTGTGAAATATAAACCCTGGTCGTTTTTAGTGACCTTGAGGGTTACAGTTCCTTTTTCTGAGTATTTGATGCCATTGGAGAGTAAATTTACCAGAATCTGTCTTAATCGTAGGGGATCGGCGATACAAAAGTTAATTCCCGGTTCTATTGCTAAGACTAGAGATGTTTGTTTGCGGTTCGCTGACTCTTGTACCAGAGAGAATGAAGCTTCACAGACTTCTTGAACTAATACTTTTTCTAAGAATAACTCTTCTTTTTGGGCTTCGATTTTAGCAAGATCGAGAAAATTATTAGTGAGTGAGAGTAAATGTTCTCCCGAAGTAATGATCGCCTGAACGTATTCTAACTGTTTTTGATTGAGAGAGCCGTAGATTTGTTCGTTGAGCATTCTTGCTAGCCCTAAAATAGCGCTCAAAGGTTGACGACATTCATGAAATGTGTAGTCGAGTCCCCCGACGATTTTTTCTTTTTCTTGCTGAAGTAAATGTATGTAGATAGCGATCGCACAGTGATTAGCCGCGCTATTAATACAAGCTAACTCTGCTTCCGACCATTGTTGCCGTGCTTGGGGGTAAAATAGAGCGATCGCACCCCAATAGAATTGTTTATATACTATAGAATGTAGCGATATAGATTGCCACGAGTTAACACCTACGTCTAGTTGTAAACCCGTAGATTCAATTTCCAGTCGCGTAGACAATAGTACTGCTTCTTTAGCGCGCAGGTTCTGGTCATAGTACTTTACCAGGTAGCGCCCCAGATGTAATAATTTTTCCGGATCTAGAGCTAAAGGATGGGTAAAATGATCGTTGAACTTATCCTCTGTTGATTCAGACAGTAAAATTACGCACTCATCTAAGTTCAGTTCTTGCTTGAGGTGTATAGTGAGAGAATCAAACCAAGTATCTAAGTTCACAGACTCTATCATTGTCGCAGTGATGTCAGAAAGGATACTTTGATGTTGTCTGTGGTATTTAGACATATGGAGCTTTAAAGAATCTTAGATTCAAATTTTGCTAATTTTATTTGCCAAAATTGTACAATTAAAACTCTTTTTTAGCAAAAATCATCATGGCAAAAACCAGTAAAAAAATTGTATACAAGATTGCATAAACTGCGTTAGCGAACAATTCCGCACCCGTAGGTAGAAGATTGTAGACAGCTTCATTTTTAAGATTCAAGCGAGATAAATCTGGTAAAAATAAGTAGATTACCTTAGTTAAATTTGCCACGGTGGGGTTTTCACTGATTCTTCCCAAAGCTAGGATATCTCGACTAATTTGTCCCATGAGATAAATACCTAAAGTCAGTAAAGTAGCGAGGATAGAACTAGTAAACACGCCAAAAGCTATGGCTATTGCAGCTATCAGCGCTAGTTGTAAGCACAAAAAAACCAAAGAAACCAGAATACTACCCAAGGGGAAAGTAATTTGAGCCCAACTTAACAGCGCTAAATAAATCACCGTCATCAGGATGACTAAGACGAATAAAACAGCACACAACCCTAAATGTTTACCGATGATAAACTCGCTACGACTAAGGGGTTTAGCGATTAAAACTAGAACAGTTTTTTTCTCGATTTCTTTATTAATTAAGGTAGTACCAACGAAAACTGCTACTATTACCGTTAATACTTCGATCGCCGCCATACCTAAATCGATAAAGATTTTGTCGTCGGTACCTACGGAGATTTCGGGTAACAAACGCAAAGCGATCGCTAGTAGCAGAACAAAAAAACCAATAAAGTAAAAAACGCGATCGCGGATAACTTCTTGGAAACCATTGCTAGCGATCGCCCAAATTCTTATCCAATTCATATTATATTTTTGCTGCCAACATCTATAATTAAATCGTACAATATTTATGAACGTCTGTTATGGCACTTACTCCCTCAACGATGCTACCTTTGGGAACCAAAGCCCCAGACTTTCAACTGGTCGATGTTCTCTCTAATCAAACCATTTCCCTTAGTGATTTTTCCTCTCACCAGGCTTTGTTAGTTATTTTTCTCTGTTGTCATTGTCCTTTTGTTAAGCACGTTGAACAGGAAATAGCTAAACTGAGTAGAGAATATCAGCCTCAAAATATTGGTATTATCGCTATTAGCGTTAATGATATCGAACGCTATCCCGATGATGCGCCCGATAAACTAAAAATCATGGCAGAAACACTAGGATTTAACTTTCCTGTTTGTTATGATCAAACTCAAAATATCGCTAAAGCCTATAAAGCGGCTTGTACTCCAGACTTCTTTCTGTTTGACTCCCAGTTAAAGTTAGTTTATCGTGGTCAATTAGACGACAGTCGTCCTGGAAATAATCTTCCTATTACTGGAAAAGATTTACGTAGCGCTTTAGATGCCATTGTTGCAGGTAAACCAGTTAATTTAGAGCAAAAACCCAGTATTGGCTGTAATATTAAATGGAAACCGGGAAATGAACCTGATTACTAAGCTTAGGAGAAATTATGACCTCAGATACGAAAACTAAACAACTGTTAAAATTACTCATCGCGGCAGCTTGGATAGATGGTACCATACAACCAGAAGAAAGAGATTATTTGAACCAAATGATCGCTACCAATGCTCTAGGTGATGACTCAGAAATTAAAATGTATTTGTCCGAAGCTACGCCGATAGATCCTCAACAATGTTATCAATGGCTAGAGGAGTATTTAGGACAAAATCCTTCTAAAGAAGATTATCAAAACTTACTAGAATCTCTTAGCGCTCTCATTTATGTTGATGATAATGTAGAAACAGAGGAAGCTAAATTATTAACTTATTTACAAAATTTGGAACCGGGTAGCCAATCTCAAAAGTCCCTATTTGATAACTTATTTAAGGGTATTCAAGAACTATATCGCAAAGCTATGTAGGTAGCTCAATCTAATAACTCTTCTAGACTATAGGGACAATTTTCAGGAAAAGTTATCGAGTTTCCTGTCTTTAACCGGACATATTTGAGGGATTTTTGATATACTTTTACTAAGTTTTCTTGTAAATGATTTCTCAGAGTGCTGGTCAAATATTCATTGATTTGAGTTTTAAAACTGACGATTTCCGCTCGCCAATGATTTGAATTATAGCCAGATTCATCCGTCCAATAATTGAGAAGAAGTAAATGTCTGATAATCTGTTCTAAAAAACTTTCTACAGTTAGTTTATCTCGACGACTCAAAGCTTCCAATTCCTCAATTAAATGTTCTACGTCTAGTTTTTCTAATTGTCTTTCTTTGAGTAGATTGAGGGTTTGTAATAACCATTGTTCATTATCTTGGTAATAAAGCGAACATAATTCATTCATGGTTTGTTTATTAATTTTACATTTTAAGATAATCACTTTATATCCTGGGAAAAAAAATCGTTATGAAAAAAGTAACATACAATGGAGACGTAGATATATTGCTCATTGAATTTTCTGATGAATCAATTGCCTATGCAGAACAAAAAGGGAATAAAATACTACACTATTCTGATAGTGATAAGTTAGTACTTATAGAAATCTTAAACTTTCGCCGTCTTTTATTAGCGTCAGCTTGAAATTCTCTTATTCGAACCTGTTTAAGTTTAACTTGTGAGGATAATGCGACAGATAACTGGTTCATGATCGCTAACTAATTCAGAAAACTCTACATTAGTATGAACAATATCATATGTAGTGATTGGGAGTAGACTAGGATTGACGAGAATATGATCTATAGCTTGAGAGTTTCCTTCGAAAATATAAGTATAACGCTCATTTTCTGGTAAAGTTTCGGTTAAATTGGCTAGGGTTGTTAATTGAGTTAGAGGTGGTAAAAATTCAAACTCGTTAAAGTCTCCTAATACTACTAGTTTAGCTTGAGGATTTTGCAGTAAAATTGTCTTAACATAATTATTGATCGCCTCAGTTTGGGCTTCTCTTGTTTCTTGGTTGTTATTGATGGGAGGTTGAATTTGACCAAACAACGGAGAACTTCCCCCTTTAGATGTAAGATGATTATTAATAACCGTAATATTATTGTTGTTAAACCGAAAGGTTGCAATTAGGGGTTTACGAGTATCGACAAATGCATCGGTTTCGATTCTCTCAACAGAATCAGTTATTAACTCTACCCTTGCAGGATTATACAAATATCCTACTCGAATATTACCACCGGGTTGACCTCCATCGCTACCGTTTGAGGGTGGAATATCTAGATAGTTATATTTAACTCCTTTTTGATTAATTATCGCAGCTATCAAGGTTTCATAGGTTTGAGAAGCGTCTACAACACCGTCGTCTAACGCACCGCTATTGTCTTGAATTTCCTGTAGGGCGATAATATCGGGTGTGCGTAGATTGGTAATAATTTGTTTAGCGATCGCCTCAAATTTTTCCTGGGGATTATCTGGTGCTAGATTGAGTACATTATAACTAGCGATAGTTAAAGCCTCAGAAGTGGGTATTAATTCGGTAATTTCCGGTTGTAAATCAATCTGACGAGGAGCAGTCGAATCGGTAGCAATTACTTCATAGTTACCGAAATTATAGCTAACGATTCCAGTTACGTCCCCTAAGCGATCGCCTACTTTAACTGTGGGTGTTTCTTTGGGACTAATAGGAGATTGATCGTCTATTTGAATACGTTCGGGATTATAATCATTGATATTAATATTGATAGTCCCACGTTCACTGATACCCGTAGCATTTATACCTCCGTCTACCACCGTATAAATTTCACCAAAACTATTATTACTACTTACCGCTAAAGCATCTTGAACGATAACTCTCATTCCTTCTAGAGTTTCGTAAAAATCCACACCATCAGTATCAGGATCAAAGACGGCAAAATTATCATCGTCAATCACTTCTGTGGGAGGTTGACGTTCATTGATTCCCAGGATAATCCCCATAGGAAGATCATGATC contains these protein-coding regions:
- the uvrC gene encoding excinuclease ABC subunit UvrC, with product MKQEKEQLDNLLSQIPTEPGIYFMKGKSGDILYIGKSKQLRSRVRSYFRDAPVLSPRITLMVNLISDIEFIVTDNEAEALALEANLIKEHQPHFNVLLKDDKKYPYICITWSEAYPRIFLTRKRKLGKPKDRYYGPFVDVRQLRQTLDLIKRLFPLRQRPKPLFSERPCLNYDLGRCPGVCQELITPEAYRDTMEKVAMIFQGRTTDLQQMLREQMEKASLNLEFEKAALLRDQINGLNSLFGSQKVALSDDTISRDAIALASDDQHCCIQLFQIRGGHLVNRLGFFTDGISSTEGAILQRVLEEHYLQVEGIEIPNEILIQHPLPEVEMLSDWLSQRKGRKVTISLPLRQAKAELIAMVAKNAAYDLAQNQEKKQQNTQALADLAQILHLSQLPHRIEGYDISHLQGSNPVASQVVFIDGIPAKQHYRHYKIKNPEIKIGHSDDFASLAEVIGRRFRNSTDKPDLIMIDGGKGQLSSVMKILEEMDLASELTVVSLAKQKEEIFLPHQSQPLLTNPEQPGVQLLRRLRDEAHRFAVTFHRQLRLKQNRRSRLDAIPGLGNYRQQQLLAHFHSLDYIREASVTQLAQVSGIGEQLAQTIYDYFHGD
- a CDS encoding ATP-binding protein, with product MIESVNLDTWFDSLTIHLKQELNLDECVILLSESTEDKFNDHFTHPLALDPEKLLHLGRYLVKYYDQNLRAKEAVLLSTRLEIESTGLQLDVGVNSWQSISLHSIVYKQFYWGAIALFYPQARQQWSEAELACINSAANHCAIAIYIHLLQQEKEKIVGGLDYTFHECRQPLSAILGLARMLNEQIYGSLNQKQLEYVQAIITSGEHLLSLTNNFLDLAKIEAQKEELFLEKVLVQEVCEASFSLVQESANRKQTSLVLAIEPGINFCIADPLRLRQILVNLLSNGIKYSEKGTVTLKVTKNDQGLYFTVQDTGIGISTENQKKLFQPFAQISNTYNRRQKGTGLGLVLSKNLAILHGGNLTLESEAGKGSCFTLYLPFRH
- a CDS encoding ABC transporter permease, whose protein sequence is MNWIRIWAIASNGFQEVIRDRVFYFIGFFVLLLAIALRLLPEISVGTDDKIFIDLGMAAIEVLTVIVAVFVGTTLINKEIEKKTVLVLIAKPLSRSEFIIGKHLGLCAVLFVLVILMTVIYLALLSWAQITFPLGSILVSLVFLCLQLALIAAIAIAFGVFTSSILATLLTLGIYLMGQISRDILALGRISENPTVANLTKVIYLFLPDLSRLNLKNEAVYNLLPTGAELFANAVYAILYTIFLLVFAMMIFAKKEF
- a CDS encoding thioredoxin family protein, which encodes MALTPSTMLPLGTKAPDFQLVDVLSNQTISLSDFSSHQALLVIFLCCHCPFVKHVEQEIAKLSREYQPQNIGIIAISVNDIERYPDDAPDKLKIMAETLGFNFPVCYDQTQNIAKAYKAACTPDFFLFDSQLKLVYRGQLDDSRPGNNLPITGKDLRSALDAIVAGKPVNLEQKPSIGCNIKWKPGNEPDY
- a CDS encoding TerB family tellurite resistance protein, producing MTSDTKTKQLLKLLIAAAWIDGTIQPEERDYLNQMIATNALGDDSEIKMYLSEATPIDPQQCYQWLEEYLGQNPSKEDYQNLLESLSALIYVDDNVETEEAKLLTYLQNLEPGSQSQKSLFDNLFKGIQELYRKAM
- a CDS encoding DUF29 domain-containing protein, which gives rise to MNELCSLYYQDNEQWLLQTLNLLKERQLEKLDVEHLIEELEALSRRDKLTVESFLEQIIRHLLLLNYWTDESGYNSNHWRAEIVSFKTQINEYLTSTLRNHLQENLVKVYQKSLKYVRLKTGNSITFPENCPYSLEELLD
- a CDS encoding DUF2283 domain-containing protein yields the protein MKKVTYNGDVDILLIEFSDESIAYAEQKGNKILHYSDSDKLVLIEILNFRRLLLASA
- a CDS encoding endonuclease/exonuclease/phosphatase family protein, which translates into the protein MKIKRINLIIFLAAVIIIQGCFSGIKAQGSQVKIYAIQGEQHQTPYLDKTVTTTGIVTAIASNGFYLQDSIGDKNNLTSDGIFVFTRTNPRSIKQGDLVEVTGKVNEFIPKPNNLSVTNLADNPRFKIVSRDHDLPMGIILGINERQPPTEVIDDDNFAVFDPDTDGVDFYETLEGMRVIVQDALAVSSNNSFGEIYTVVDGGINATGISERGTINININDYNPERIQIDDQSPISPKETPTVKVGDRLGDVTGIVSYNFGNYEVIATDSTAPRQIDLQPEITELIPTSEALTIASYNVLNLAPDNPQEKFEAIAKQIITNLRTPDIIALQEIQDNSGALDDGVVDASQTYETLIAAIINQKGVKYNYLDIPPSNGSDGGQPGGNIRVGYLYNPARVELITDSVERIETDAFVDTRKPLIATFRFNNNNITVINNHLTSKGGSSPLFGQIQPPINNNQETREAQTEAINNYVKTILLQNPQAKLVVLGDFNEFEFLPPLTQLTTLANLTETLPENERYTYIFEGNSQAIDHILVNPSLLPITTYDIVHTNVEFSELVSDHEPVICRIILTS